From Zerene cesonia ecotype Mississippi chromosome 13, Zerene_cesonia_1.1, whole genome shotgun sequence, the proteins below share one genomic window:
- the LOC119831104 gene encoding protein anon-73B1, which translates to MIPGEIFAEDMMSTIIRYGLYIGAAFQLVCLLASVTLTDDQSEPYPYEKTYTDSDECSSEQSSPGHRATISRARRHDKKKRR; encoded by the exons ATGATTCCCGGAGAAATATTTGCGGAAGATATGATGAGTACCATCATACGCTATGGTTTGTATATTGGTGCAGCTTTTCAACTGGTCTGCTTATTAGCAAGCGTGACCCTTACTGACGACCAGAGTGAACCATATCCTTATGAAAAG ACATACACAGACAGTGATGAGTGCAGCTCTGAACAGTCATCCCCAGGGCACCGAGCAACTATATCTCGTGCTAGACGCCATGACAAGAAAAAACGACGATAA